A genome region from Armatimonadota bacterium includes the following:
- a CDS encoding TRAM domain-containing protein, which produces MSARPFWILLAIAAIILVLWLVIKPIADMRITDDLLGMHQPGLGRAEINQMTFIQRWLQWYAFHQVRAIIITTALVLMGIFGGILIASVVFRNLVSFSKKFEHMDGIDKIALFLGLSIGLLLSIVFVPFISSRAGDAYWFLAIVVFVALMYISVWTTMSIKDELRHYFPGLARVSELGTKEYQKPKVLDTNVIIDGRIADICRTGFLEGTIYVPNFVLEELRHIADSEDFLRRARGRRGLDILNQMQKELNLVVKSFDTVDPTDAEEVDEKLVKVAKDIGGCIVTNDFNLNKVAELHGVTVLNVNELANALKPVVLPGEELTVSIIKEGKESNQGIAYLDDGTMIVVEGGKKHIGETIDVVVTSVLQTVAGKMIFANLKAVQEEEDELIERNIRNYSSIRPRKKIK; this is translated from the coding sequence TTGTCAGCAAGGCCATTTTGGATTCTTCTTGCAATAGCCGCAATCATACTTGTCCTCTGGTTAGTAATTAAGCCAATAGCTGACATGCGCATCACCGACGACCTGTTGGGAATGCACCAGCCTGGTCTAGGCCGTGCAGAGATTAACCAAATGACGTTCATACAGCGCTGGCTCCAGTGGTACGCATTCCATCAGGTTAGAGCCATAATAATCACCACAGCCCTTGTACTAATGGGAATTTTTGGTGGAATCCTCATAGCTTCGGTGGTTTTCCGCAATCTAGTCAGCTTTAGCAAGAAATTCGAGCACATGGACGGCATCGATAAGATTGCATTATTCCTAGGGCTCTCCATTGGCTTATTGCTAAGCATCGTATTCGTACCATTTATATCCAGCCGAGCAGGTGATGCTTATTGGTTCCTGGCTATAGTCGTCTTTGTCGCCCTGATGTACATATCGGTATGGACAACCATGAGCATCAAAGACGAGCTTAGGCATTACTTTCCTGGGCTGGCGCGAGTCAGCGAACTAGGCACCAAGGAATATCAGAAGCCAAAAGTTCTTGACACAAATGTCATAATTGACGGTCGAATTGCGGATATCTGCCGCACAGGCTTTCTTGAAGGAACAATTTACGTTCCGAACTTTGTATTAGAGGAGCTAAGGCATATCGCCGATTCGGAAGACTTCCTCAGGCGAGCTAGGGGCCGCCGAGGCTTAGACATTCTCAACCAAATGCAAAAAGAGCTGAACTTGGTTGTAAAAAGCTTTGATACGGTTGACCCAACAGATGCTGAGGAGGTTGACGAAAAGCTAGTAAAAGTCGCAAAAGACATCGGCGGTTGCATTGTCACCAACGACTTTAACCTAAACAAAGTGGCTGAACTCCATGGTGTCACCGTTCTCAATGTAAATGAATTAGCTAATGCGCTAAAGCCGGTAGTGCTTCCAGGTGAGGAACTAACGGTCTCTATAATTAAAGAGGGCAAGGAGTCTAACCAGGGAATCGCTTATCTCGACGATGGCACAATGATTGTTGTTGAAGGCGGAAAAAAACATATCGGCGAGACCATAGACGTAGTTGTCACTAGCGTTCTACAGACTGTAGCGGGAAAAATGATTTTTGCAAACCTCAAAGCCGTTCAGGAAGAAGAGGATGAGTTGATTGAGCGAAATATCCGCAATTATTCCAGCATCCGGCCTCGGAAGAAGATTAAGTAG
- a CDS encoding NADH-quinone oxidoreductase subunit D, with protein sequence MPTSTLKTEEIQISMGPQHPSTHGVLRVVLTLDGEIVVDAQPDIGYLHRGIEKLAEKRSYLQFVTLTDRTDYLSSMLNNEVYALAVEKLMGIEVPERAEFIRVIMMELNRIASHLVFVGAFGLDLGASTPFIYAFREREDIVDLFEMTCGARLTYNYIRPGGVARDLPAGFDKKCRAFLKKMPARMDEIDDLFSKNEIVLIRTRGVGCISAEDAVNYGMSGPNLRGSGVPFDVRKDDPYSVYDRLDFKVVTQTSGDCLGRYLVRTGEIRESLKIVEQALDMLPEGEYTAKVPRVLKPPAGEVYTHIESSRGDLGVYLISDGSTNPYRLHWRAPSFINLAALREMMKGWKVADTVAIIGSLDIVLGEVDR encoded by the coding sequence ATGCCTACAAGCACGCTAAAAACTGAAGAAATTCAAATAAGCATGGGTCCCCAGCACCCTAGTACACATGGGGTGCTTAGGGTAGTGCTTACACTGGATGGGGAGATAGTTGTTGACGCCCAACCAGATATAGGCTATCTCCACAGGGGCATCGAAAAATTAGCCGAAAAGCGTTCATACCTTCAATTTGTCACCCTTACCGACCGAACGGACTACCTCTCCTCAATGCTGAACAATGAAGTCTATGCCTTGGCAGTCGAAAAGCTCATGGGCATCGAAGTCCCTGAACGTGCTGAGTTCATCCGGGTTATTATGATGGAGCTAAATCGCATTGCTAGCCATCTTGTATTTGTAGGAGCTTTTGGACTCGATCTTGGAGCCAGCACACCGTTCATTTATGCCTTCCGCGAAAGAGAAGATATCGTTGACCTGTTCGAGATGACCTGTGGGGCGCGCTTAACCTACAACTACATCCGACCCGGAGGCGTGGCGCGTGACCTGCCGGCTGGTTTTGACAAAAAATGTAGGGCTTTCCTAAAAAAGATGCCTGCTCGGATGGACGAGATAGACGATCTCTTCAGCAAAAATGAAATAGTTTTAATTAGGACACGCGGAGTCGGCTGCATCTCAGCCGAAGATGCCGTTAATTACGGAATGAGCGGACCAAATTTGCGCGGTTCAGGCGTACCATTTGACGTCAGAAAGGATGACCCATATTCAGTATATGATCGTTTGGACTTCAAAGTAGTAACGCAAACTTCGGGAGACTGTCTAGGAAGATATCTAGTTCGAACTGGCGAAATTAGGGAAAGCCTGAAAATCGTTGAACAGGCACTCGACATGCTCCCCGAAGGCGAATATACTGCCAAAGTACCCAGGGTGCTAAAACCTCCTGCAGGAGAAGTCTACACCCATATCGAATCATCAAGGGGAGATCTTGGCGTATACCTGATTAGCGATGGTTCAACTAACCCATATCGTCTCCATTGGCGTGCACCATCATTTATTAATCTGGCCGCCCTTAGAGAAATGATGAAAGGCTGGAAAGTAGCTGACACTGTTGCAATCATTGGCAGTCTTGACATAGTCCTAGGTGAGGTTGATAGATAA
- a CDS encoding NADH-quinone oxidoreductase subunit C gives METIKNIIEEHFPNSIEAFEEVFGKPTFTVKASDIVKICRFLKENPDLYFDYLMSLTAVEWPDRFDVVYHLYSIEKKHFLTLKIKTDKENCEVPSVTSVWNAANWQEREVFDMFGIRFDGHPNLKRILLEPTWEGFPLRKDYVEQ, from the coding sequence TTGGAAACTATAAAAAACATAATTGAAGAACATTTCCCTAACTCAATTGAGGCATTCGAGGAAGTCTTTGGCAAACCAACGTTCACAGTCAAGGCCAGCGACATTGTAAAGATATGCCGATTCCTAAAAGAAAATCCAGACCTCTACTTTGATTATCTGATGTCGCTCACAGCTGTCGAGTGGCCCGACCGATTTGATGTCGTTTACCATCTCTACTCAATTGAAAAGAAGCACTTCCTAACCTTAAAAATTAAAACTGACAAGGAGAACTGCGAGGTACCATCGGTTACGTCCGTCTGGAATGCAGCTAATTGGCAGGAGCGAGAGGTCTTCGACATGTTTGGCATTCGATTTGACGGACACCCAAACCTCAAGAGAATACTTCTCGAACCCACTTGGGAAGGTTTCCCATTAAGAAAGGATTATGTAGAACAATAA
- a CDS encoding NADH-quinone oxidoreductase subunit B family protein, which yields MGIAEKLPEGNIITTSLDTVLNWARTSSLWYMLFGLACCAIELMATGAARFDFDRFGMMFRASPRQSDLMIVAGTVTKKMAPRIRRLWEQMAEPRYVIAMGGCAISGGPFYDSYSVVKGVDEVIPVDVYLPGCPPRPEALLHACIKLREKIRKETIATKKHNVEATKQ from the coding sequence GTGGGAATAGCTGAGAAGCTGCCAGAGGGAAACATAATTACTACTTCATTGGATACAGTGTTAAATTGGGCACGCACATCTTCCCTTTGGTACATGCTCTTTGGCCTCGCATGCTGTGCAATTGAACTGATGGCAACTGGAGCAGCCAGGTTTGATTTCGACAGATTTGGCATGATGTTCCGAGCATCGCCAAGGCAGAGCGACCTAATGATTGTCGCCGGCACAGTCACAAAAAAAATGGCACCTAGAATACGCCGCCTATGGGAGCAGATGGCGGAACCGAGATATGTGATTGCTATGGGAGGATGTGCAATATCAGGTGGACCTTTCTATGATTCGTACAGCGTCGTGAAGGGCGTTGACGAAGTAATACCGGTTGATGTTTATCTTCCTGGCTGTCCGCCAAGACCAGAGGCGCTCCTCCATGCGTGCATAAAACTCCGCGAGAAAATCCGCAAGGAGACTATCGCAACCAAAAAGCATAATGTGGAAGCAACAAAGCAATAG
- a CDS encoding NADH-quinone oxidoreductase subunit A — translation MQNNYAYIGLLLIIGVAFCVIAMWISWALRPTHKSVGAKRETYECGEVPFGDAWKQFRIGYYIFALVFVIFDVEAVFIFPWAAVLKSLKAMQFGHINMAVFAFIEMMVFIAILLIGLIYAWWKGVLRWE, via the coding sequence ATGCAGAACAATTACGCATATATTGGGCTATTGCTAATAATCGGAGTTGCGTTCTGCGTTATAGCCATGTGGATCTCATGGGCACTAAGGCCTACGCACAAGTCCGTGGGCGCAAAAAGAGAAACATATGAGTGCGGAGAGGTCCCTTTTGGTGATGCATGGAAGCAATTCCGCATCGGCTACTACATATTTGCGCTAGTATTTGTCATCTTTGACGTCGAAGCCGTATTTATTTTCCCTTGGGCTGCGGTTTTAAAGAGCCTAAAGGCCATGCAATTTGGACACATAAACATGGCTGTATTTGCATTTATTGAAATGATGGTCTTCATTGCAATCCTGTTAATAGGGCTCATATATGCGTGGTGGAAGGGAGTTTTGCGGTGGGAATAG
- a CDS encoding sodium:solute symporter family protein, giving the protein MTWVDYAIIGIFLSGLALAGLTLSKLIRHSDDIFVAGRQLTPFILGATITATNLSMFHFISMGGIAFQKGISIIWQNWTGNMALVLSGLFVIPIMRRLRVRSIPEFLEIRYSRSLRVLVGAFWGIRLCIFLGIFLYVATTTGIQITGWNNPWGWLMVFSLIAIMYSAIGGAWAVAIMDSLQFALIILGGLITLPIAVHLAGGTPTLINWLQTHGKPVHVQLVPAGAGEFNWLFILAILLISTKWATVDQVILQRALGARNPRIGAQGMVLSGLITTPLAFLWILPGVALAKIHPGPIENPDHAIPWFLATYLPQVGRGILGLVLCGLVAAQVSTITADINSVATLFTNDVFRAMKRKEPSQRQLIYAARFSSLVCGALMLWVAYYLLMHSVSGAVRANLTVVGIVDLPLFVITVIWGLMWKRTTWQGAMAGFFIGGLAGILTYLVVTPTYFHNILYPLMSAIPGKVDVWAVGWHERLKHLEPALRNIAPFVSSGTALIVTPIVSLLTKPVQSEGSVRIWTYFRKSADDEKDIFLLIPNSFRGKIGLSLVIVGFLAFLFGAISASWGFSLATVMAVGGMCVLFVGGVLRVWSE; this is encoded by the coding sequence ATGACATGGGTTGACTATGCTATTATCGGCATATTCCTAAGTGGTCTTGCGTTGGCAGGATTGACGCTATCGAAGCTTATCAGGCACTCGGATGACATATTTGTGGCTGGTCGGCAGTTGACTCCTTTCATCCTCGGGGCTACGATAACCGCTACTAATCTTAGCATGTTTCACTTCATCTCCATGGGAGGAATCGCATTTCAGAAGGGTATCTCGATTATCTGGCAGAATTGGACTGGCAATATGGCGTTGGTATTGTCGGGTCTTTTTGTCATACCAATCATGCGCCGCTTGCGAGTACGTTCAATTCCAGAGTTTCTAGAAATCCGATACAGTCGCTCTCTGCGTGTATTGGTTGGTGCCTTTTGGGGAATTAGGCTTTGCATATTTCTTGGAATTTTTCTATACGTTGCAACGACAACAGGCATTCAAATCACCGGCTGGAACAATCCATGGGGTTGGCTTATGGTTTTCTCACTAATTGCAATCATGTATTCGGCGATTGGCGGCGCATGGGCGGTTGCAATTATGGACTCCCTCCAGTTTGCGCTGATTATTCTGGGTGGATTAATCACTCTTCCAATCGCTGTTCACTTGGCGGGAGGTACGCCAACGCTGATTAACTGGCTTCAAACCCATGGTAAGCCAGTACATGTCCAACTGGTGCCTGCTGGAGCAGGCGAGTTCAATTGGTTGTTTATACTTGCGATACTCTTAATTTCTACAAAGTGGGCAACCGTGGACCAAGTAATATTGCAGCGTGCACTTGGAGCAAGGAACCCTCGAATTGGAGCACAAGGAATGGTTCTATCGGGGCTGATAACAACTCCGCTTGCTTTTCTTTGGATACTTCCAGGCGTCGCTTTGGCAAAAATACATCCCGGACCTATAGAGAACCCCGATCATGCGATTCCATGGTTCTTGGCCACGTATCTACCGCAGGTGGGAAGGGGGATACTCGGCCTTGTGCTTTGTGGATTGGTTGCTGCACAGGTTTCAACCATCACAGCGGATATCAATTCGGTCGCTACTTTATTCACAAATGATGTATTTCGAGCGATGAAGCGAAAGGAGCCAAGCCAGCGCCAGTTAATATATGCAGCTAGATTTAGCTCTCTTGTTTGTGGAGCGCTTATGCTTTGGGTAGCATATTATCTACTCATGCATTCTGTTTCCGGTGCTGTCAGAGCTAACCTGACAGTCGTTGGAATAGTGGACCTGCCGTTATTTGTTATAACAGTAATTTGGGGATTGATGTGGAAACGTACAACCTGGCAGGGGGCAATGGCGGGATTTTTTATAGGTGGCTTGGCTGGCATTCTTACATACCTGGTGGTAACTCCAACGTATTTCCACAATATTTTATATCCTTTGATGAGTGCTATCCCTGGCAAAGTTGATGTATGGGCGGTCGGCTGGCATGAAAGATTGAAGCATCTAGAGCCCGCCCTCAGGAATATTGCTCCTTTTGTTAGCTCGGGAACGGCATTAATTGTTACGCCAATCGTTAGCCTCCTAACGAAGCCTGTGCAAAGCGAAGGGTCTGTCAGAATTTGGACGTATTTTCGCAAAAGCGCCGATGATGAGAAAGATATTTTTCTGCTGATTCCAAACAGTTTCCGCGGCAAGATTGGTTTATCATTAGTAATCGTTGGGTTCTTAGCATTTCTTTTTGGAGCTATCTCGGCATCTTGGGGTTTTTCGCTGGCAACCGTGATGGCTGTTGGTGGAATGTGTGTGCTTTTTGTTGGCGGCGTGCTTCGCGTCTGGTCTGAGTAG
- a CDS encoding DUF4434 domain-containing protein, whose translation MNRREVLSAIGRCIFGSVAGLLVGEHLMASPKLKCAPLILGPLWWMNPAESAKWGISGWRDELDHQRRIGFDLLWLTNAPSALAHQDNPLDKLMNLCAKRKVKVILDTGSTGKWYLKSDLKDELEFCTKNVRQIGERFAGHPAFYAWYIPHEIYMCWGKFAELIESFYSKLTESCKRAANLPVTLSPFFILDREKVFGDFRYNEPDEYRQYWTKLIKRSGIDVIMLQDSGEHFSYVTNDQRRPFFEAMYNACRDSNARFWGNVETAEYVCQSKEEYIRLYGRVHHSEAKGLPWRPVPIERLKEKLMLAAEYSERIVTWGYREFCRPVLGPEAKKWYDDYRSYVVSLVKKTASQI comes from the coding sequence ATGAACCGTCGTGAGGTACTTTCTGCAATCGGCAGATGTATCTTTGGTTCAGTAGCAGGATTGTTGGTTGGCGAACACCTGATGGCATCGCCTAAGCTTAAGTGCGCGCCTTTGATTTTAGGTCCGCTTTGGTGGATGAATCCTGCCGAGTCTGCGAAATGGGGAATATCAGGCTGGCGGGATGAACTCGACCACCAACGTAGAATCGGCTTTGACCTTCTTTGGCTTACCAATGCGCCTTCGGCGCTCGCCCATCAGGACAATCCTTTGGACAAACTCATGAATCTTTGCGCCAAGCGGAAGGTAAAAGTCATTCTTGATACCGGTTCTACAGGGAAGTGGTACCTGAAATCCGACCTGAAAGATGAACTAGAATTCTGCACAAAAAATGTTAGGCAAATTGGTGAGCGCTTTGCAGGTCATCCTGCATTTTATGCATGGTACATACCCCACGAGATTTATATGTGTTGGGGCAAGTTCGCTGAATTGATTGAAAGTTTCTACTCTAAGCTAACTGAAAGTTGCAAAAGGGCGGCAAATCTTCCTGTTACGCTTTCGCCCTTTTTCATCCTTGACCGTGAGAAAGTTTTTGGCGATTTTAGGTATAACGAACCTGATGAGTACCGTCAATATTGGACTAAGCTAATAAAGCGGAGTGGCATTGACGTGATAATGCTTCAAGACAGCGGTGAGCATTTTTCTTATGTTACAAATGACCAGCGCAGGCCTTTTTTTGAGGCTATGTATAACGCCTGTCGTGATTCGAATGCAAGGTTTTGGGGAAACGTTGAAACTGCTGAGTACGTTTGTCAAAGTAAAGAAGAGTACATTAGATTGTATGGACGCGTGCATCATTCGGAGGCAAAGGGGCTTCCATGGAGGCCCGTGCCAATAGAGCGCCTAAAAGAGAAGCTAATGCTTGCAGCAGAGTACTCAGAGCGTATTGTTACATGGGGTTATCGTGAATTTTGCCGACCAGTTCTCGGTCCCGAGGCGAAAAAATGGTATGATGACTATAGAAGTTACGTAGTTTCTTTGGTAAAGAAGACAGCCAGTCAAATTTAA
- the thiL gene encoding thiamine-phosphate kinase, which yields MNLADIGEEVLIEHLMKEFSLPTSSEGLVVGVGDDAAVLDLGGPMHTIITTDMLAEGTHYRLDLVTPYQLGWKSVASNISDIAAMGGLPTWTLISLGLKPDTDIGFVDEIYRGLVECAERFESKIIGGDTISVRQDSVIGICQMGKIEPNLIARRSGASPGDRILVTGWLGNSRAGLELLLRFGMEEAAQLHGWLVSQHLTPIPRVLEARAAVATNAVRAMMDISDGLGADLPKLCKASGVGAVVYASKLPISSDLQSAAERLGMDTLELVVGGGEDFELLMAVGPHDVKKVIKAIKEGTGTRVTEIGEFTEDKTVEIVMPDGSKRPLWGGWEHFKK from the coding sequence ATGAACCTAGCAGATATCGGTGAAGAAGTTCTGATTGAGCATCTAATGAAGGAGTTTAGCCTTCCCACATCTTCGGAAGGGCTTGTTGTTGGCGTCGGAGATGATGCGGCTGTGCTCGACCTCGGCGGTCCGATGCATACGATTATTACCACTGACATGCTTGCTGAGGGCACTCACTATCGCCTTGACCTAGTCACTCCATATCAGCTAGGCTGGAAATCGGTGGCGAGCAACATAAGCGATATTGCGGCGATGGGAGGGCTTCCAACCTGGACGCTGATATCTCTCGGATTGAAGCCCGATACCGACATCGGCTTCGTAGATGAAATTTACCGAGGGCTTGTTGAATGTGCCGAGAGATTCGAAAGCAAAATTATCGGAGGAGATACTATTTCCGTAAGGCAGGATTCGGTGATTGGGATATGTCAGATGGGCAAAATTGAGCCAAACCTCATCGCACGACGGTCCGGTGCAAGTCCTGGCGACCGCATTCTTGTAACGGGCTGGCTTGGAAATTCAAGGGCAGGCTTGGAACTCTTGCTAAGGTTTGGTATGGAGGAAGCAGCGCAGTTGCATGGATGGCTTGTGAGCCAGCATCTGACGCCAATTCCACGCGTGCTCGAAGCCCGTGCTGCTGTTGCAACCAATGCGGTTCGTGCGATGATGGATATAAGCGATGGATTGGGTGCTGACCTTCCAAAGTTGTGCAAAGCAAGCGGCGTTGGCGCAGTAGTATATGCTAGCAAACTACCGATAAGCAGTGATCTCCAGTCGGCTGCAGAAAGACTGGGAATGGATACGCTGGAGCTCGTTGTCGGCGGCGGAGAAGACTTTGAACTCCTCATGGCAGTTGGACCACATGACGTTAAGAAGGTTATTAAGGCTATTAAAGAAGGCACTGGAACTCGCGTAACCGAAATTGGAGAGTTCACAGAAGACAAGACAGTTGAGATTGTCATGCCTGATGGCTCAAAAAGGCCTTTGTGGGGAGGATGGGAGCACTTCAAAAAATAA
- the tsaE gene encoding tRNA (adenosine(37)-N6)-threonylcarbamoyltransferase complex ATPase subunit type 1 TsaE has product MTHLSKTFYTYSSEETELLGEQIGRALRPGAVVALIGELGAGKTTLTKGIARGLGVTDLVHSPTFTLIHEHKGRVPVYHFDLYRLESREEMEDLDYESYFHGEGVTIIEWAEKIPSILPDDRLEIYISEENSARRFELIATGIQSEEVLRRIST; this is encoded by the coding sequence ATGACACATCTGTCCAAGACGTTTTACACATATTCTTCCGAGGAAACAGAGCTACTTGGTGAACAAATCGGTCGGGCGCTGAGACCTGGGGCAGTTGTTGCGCTAATCGGAGAACTTGGTGCAGGCAAGACGACGCTCACTAAGGGAATTGCGCGGGGTCTTGGTGTCACCGATCTTGTCCATAGTCCTACTTTTACACTTATCCACGAGCACAAAGGGCGCGTTCCAGTATACCACTTCGACCTCTACCGCTTGGAAAGTCGTGAGGAGATGGAAGATCTCGATTATGAGAGCTACTTTCATGGCGAGGGTGTTACAATTATAGAGTGGGCTGAGAAGATTCCAAGCATACTACCAGACGACCGATTGGAAATATATATCTCGGAGGAGAATTCAGCTCGCCGTTTTGAACTGATTGCAACTGGTATTCAATCTGAAGAGGTGCTTCGGCGTATATCCACTTGA